One segment of Brassica napus cultivar Da-Ae chromosome C3, Da-Ae, whole genome shotgun sequence DNA contains the following:
- the LOC106386688 gene encoding protein S-acyltransferase 24, with product MSSEIEVVEEVESNPKENGESNSSKPIEDESLKNDVYTASAYGDLEKLHRLVECEGCSVSEPDGLGYYALQWSALNNRSAVAQYIIEHGGDVNATDHTGQTALHWSAVRGAVQVAELLLQEGARVDATDMYGYQPTHVAAQYGQTAFLCHVISKWNADPDVPDNDGRSPLHWAAYKGFADSIRLLLFLDAYRGRQDKEGCTPLHWAAIRGNLEACTVLVQAGKKEDLMITDNTGLTPAQLAAEKNHRQVSFFLGNARRLLEKRWDGNSPLGKLSKLGLAPFLWFMILLLLLIYTNSVVLASNLPKLTTGIGALAWLGFLLATGGLVLFYRCSKKDPGYIRMNIHDPQTIKDDEPLLKIELNNPALLSGNWTQLCATCKIIRPIRAKHCSTCDRCVEQFDHHCPWVSNCVGKKNKWDFFLFLLFEVLAMLITGGVTLARVLSDPSAPSSFGSWISYVASNHVGALSFLLVEFCLFFSVAVLTVIQASQISRNITTNEMANALRYSYLRGPGGGFRNPYDHGCKRNCSDFLVKGYNEDIECHEEDTTPRQEGISMMQMQRSSNTQNGNGHVSIDVNPIHKSQSAHAHSSNCSHKP from the exons ATGTCGTCGGAGATTGAGGTGGTGGAGGAAGTCGAATCCAACCCCAAGGAGAACGGTGAATCCAATTCCTCCAAACCGATCGAAGACGAGAGCTTGAAGAACGACGTCTACACTGCCTCGGCATACGGTGATTTGGAGAAGCTTCATAGATTGGTCGAGTGTGAGGGCTGCTCTGTCTCTGAACCCGATGGTCTTGGCTACTACGCGCTTCAGTGGTCCGCCTTGAACAACCGCTCCGCCGTTGCGCAGTACATTATCGAG CATGGTGGAGATGTGAATGCGACGGATCATACGGGGCAGACTGCGTTGCATTGGAGTGCTGTTCGTGGTGCGGTGCAAGTTGCGGAGCTTTTGCTTCAAGAGGGTGCAAGGGTTGATGCTACGGATATGTATGGATATCAG CCAACGCATGTTGCAGCACAGTATGGCCAGACTGCTTTTCTCTGCCACGTCATCTCTAAGTGGAACGCTGATCCTGATGTGCCCGATAATGATGGAAGAAGCCCCTTGCACTG GGCTGCATATAAAGGTTTTGCAGATTCAATCCgccttcttttatttttagacgcaTATAGAGGACGGCAGGACAAAGAAG GTTGCACTCCTTTGCACTGGGCTGCCATTCGAGGTAATTTGGAGGCTTGCACTGTATTGGTTCAGGCTGGGAAGAAAGAGGATTTGATGATTACTGACAATACCGGGCTTACCCCCGCACAACTTGCTGCTGAAAAGAATCACCGACAAGTTTCCTTTTTCCTT GGTAATGCTAGAAGGCTGCTTGAAAAGCGGTGGGACGGAAACAGTCCCCTTGGAAAATTGTCAAAGTTGGGACTTGCTCCATTTCTTTGGTTCATGATTCTTCTACTTCTCCTCATATATACCAATTCTGTTGTTTTGG CATCCAATCTGCCGAAGCTAACAACTGGGATTGGTGCGCTTGCATGGTTGGGATTCCTTCTTGCAACTGGAGGGCTGGTTTTGTTTTACCGTTGTAGCAA AAAGGATCCAGgttacatcagaatgaatatcCATGATCCGCAGACCATAAAAGATGAT GAACCACTGTTGAAAATAGAGCTAAACAACCCTGCTTTACTTTCTGGGAATTGGACGCAGCTCTGTGCAACATGCAAG attatcAGACCTATTCGAGCTAAGCACTGTTCCACCTGTGATCGTTGTGTAGAGCAATTTGATCACCATTGTCCTTGGGTGTCAAACTGTGTCGGAAAA AAAAACAAGTGggacttttttctttttcttctatttGAAGTACTAGCGATGCTGATAACTGGTGGCGTCACTCTTGCAA GAGTCTTGAGTGACCCTTCAGCTCCATCTTCGTTTGGATCATGGATTAGCTATGTCGCTAGCAATCATGTTGGCGCATTATCCTTTCTTCTTGTTGAATTCTGCCTTTTCTTTTCAGTTGCTGTCTTAACAGTCATACAAGCGTCTCAG ATATCGAGGAATATAACCACAAACGAAATGGCTAACGCACTGCGCTACAGCTACCTAAGAGGTCCAGGAGGTGGCTTCAGGAATCCGTACGATCACGGTTGCAAAAGAAACTGCTCGGATTTCCTGGTGAAAGGTTATAACGAAGATATTGAGTGTCATGAAGAAGACACAACACCGAGACAAGAAGGTATTAGCATGATGCAGATGCAGCGGAGTTCTAATACTCAAAATGGCAATGGCCATGTTTCTATCGATGTTAACCCGATACATAAATCGCAGTCAGCACATGCTCATTCTTCCAACTGCAGCCATAAACCATAG
- the LOC106385743 gene encoding protein SRG1-like, producing MMEEKPKFKTVQEVVAANEGLPERYLQPLTDDREDQPLNGPVPEMDIPSIDLSLLLSSSENGRQELSKLHSALSKWGVVQVMNHGITEAFLDKIYKLTKQFFALPTEEKQKYARDIGNVQGYGSDMILSDDQILDWIDRLFLTTYPKDQQHLKFWPEVPTEFRETLHEYTMKQHAVIEQFFKGMARSLDLEDNVFLEMHGDNARMDTRFNMYPPCPRPDMVIGAKPHGDGSATLLLPDKDVEGLQFLKDGKWYKAPIAPDTILINVGDLMEIMSNGIYKSPVHRVVTNREKERISVATFCVPSPDKEIQPVEGLVSDARPRLYKTVKKYVELYFDSYQQGLKPIEAALI from the exons atgatggaggagaagcCAAAGTTCAAGACTGTCCAAGAGGTGGTTGCAGCCAACGAAGGACTACCAGAAAGATATCTTCAACCACTCACCGACGACCGTGAAGATCAACCTCTTAATGGTCCAGTGCCGGAGATGGATATTCCATCCATTGATCTAAGTCTTCTACTCTCTTCTTCTGAAAATGGTCGGCAAGAGTTGAGTAAACTTCACTCGGCACTCTCTAAATGGGGAGTTGTTCAG GTTATGAATCATGGAATCACAGAAGCGTTTCTCGACAAGATCTACAAGCTAACGAAGCAGTTCTTTGCGCTTCCGACAGAAGAGAAGCAGAAGTACGCAAGAGATATTGGTAATGTCCAAGGATATGGAAGCGACATGATTCTTTCAGACGACCAAATTCTCGACTGGATCGACCGTTTGTTTCTCACTACTTACCCTAAAGATCAGCAACACCTTAAATTCTGGCCTGAAGTCCCAACCGAATTCAG GGAAACTTTGCATGAATACACAATGAAGCAACACGCAGTGATTGAGCAGTTCTTTAAGGGCATGGCTAGATCGTTGGACTTGGAAGATAATGTCTTTCTAGAGATGCATGGAGACAATGCTaggatggatacaaggttcaaCATGTATCCTCCATGTCCAAGGCCGGACATGGTTATTGGGGCTAAACCGCACGGTGATGGCTCAGCTACTCTTCTCTTACCGGACAAAGATGTGGAAGGGCTTCAGTTCTTGAAAGATGGGAAATGGTATAAAGCTCCAATAGCCCCTGACACAATTCTGATCAATGTAGGAGATCTTATGGAG ATAATGAGCAATGGAATCTACAAGAGCCCGGTTCATAGAGTGGTGACtaatagagaaaaagaaaggatATCTGTGGCAACGTTTTGCGTTCCGAGTCCAGACAAAGAGATTCAGCCTGTGGAAGGGCTTGTGTCTGATGCAAGAccaagattgtataaaacagtTAAGAAGTACGTGGAGCTCTACTTCGATTCTTATCAACAAGGTTTAAAGCCTATTGAAGCTGCactaatctga
- the LOC106386697 gene encoding uncharacterized protein LOC106386697 → MAATGRSRTSSVLCPLSSPETLLNHHQRSSASLCYIKLCLKRFFPGNSPKPSTASKCLCSPTTHPGSFRCAFHRRLENEKNRTLNSQAKPNKCGNTTKNSGLSMRKTELLNSLARIASVEADRFRKSLAASMVKPSPLHISRRFDFRPRPSRFYALRKDQDLISSRL, encoded by the coding sequence ATGGCGGCAACTGGAAGATCAAGAACTTCATCAGTCCTATGTCCTCTCTCTTCTCCTGAGACGTTACTCAATCATCATCAAAGATCATCCGCGTCTCTTTGCTACATCAAACTCTGTTTGAAGAGGTTTTTTCCCGGAAACAGCCCTAAACCCTCCACAGCATCCAAGTGTTTGTGCTCTCCCACGACGCACCCTGGGTCATTCCGGTGCGCTTTTCACCGCCGTTTAGAAAACGAGAAGAACAGAACCCTAAATTCACAGGCGAAGCCAAACAAGTGTGGTAACACGACAAAGAACTCGGGATTGAGTATGAGAAAAACGGAGTTGCTGAATTCGCTCGCGAGGATCGCGAGTGTGGAGGCAGACCGGTTTAGGAAATCTTTAGCGGCTAGTATGGTTAAACCGTCGCCTCTCCATATCAGTCGCCGGTTTGATTTCCGGCCACGACCTAGCCGCTTCTACGCATTGCGTAAAGATCAAGATCTAATATCTAGTCGACTTTGA
- the LOC106386687 gene encoding protein PHOX3, whose product MEKLKGKLEEPETSHQTQSDDPKVEPLDYISKAQSLKEAGNKLFQRRDYDNAMLKYKEAIDVLPQDHVEVSHIRSNMASCYMHSDPGEYAKAIHECDLALTITPDYTKALLKRARCYEALNKLDLALRDVCLVSELDPNNPMASEIAVKLKRTLEGKGLMVKDSVIELPPDYVEPVAAHLALWAKKGKARVKKKNRSSSSSQVVQEKSNVVDNAEKKKNNNLADVKGKEKIIEDKHEEVIVEDNSVLKKTVKFVYSEDVRLAELPLNCTLFHLREVVHERFPSLRAVHIKYKDQEGDLVTITTDEELRMSEEVSGLDTTMRMRFYIVEVSPEQDPFFGRLVEMKKLKITADSFKAKANGKGTCKIEDWMVEFARLFKIQANVDSDDTSLNLQELGMKLNSEAMEEVVTSEEAQAPFEKAAQQFQELVARSLLKLGHVHMSGARKRLSLLRESSSQVVETACEFALKEHAKAKEKYEEAMRVKPDLLEVFLALALQQFEEARLSWYYVLLSRVDLKTWPYGDVVQLYRSAKSNIKKSMEGLKRLGSSKAADKAAKLKSWLDVLSCAVLYERSMMEYKLDLPTWQENLEGAVVILELAGTCEEDVAALIRDDYVTDNTLRDLRFHVDEVLQIFHEIYEAKEWRNGIPSDQFEEILKRRIGNIFHVSHTT is encoded by the exons ATGGAGAAGCTAAAGGGAAAGCTAGAAGAACCCGAAACAAGCCACCAAACTCAATCAGACGATCCAAAGGTCGAACCTTTAGATTACATCTCAAAGGCACAATCATTAAAAGAAGCAGGCAACAAGCTCTTCCAACGAAGAGACTACGACAACGCGATGCTCAAATACAAAGAAGCAATAGATGTACTCCCTCAAGATCACGTAGAAGTCTCACACATTCGATCCAACATGGCCTCCTGCTACATGCATTCCGACCCCGGAGAGTACGCAAAAGCCATCCACGAATGCGACTTAGCCCTCACCATCACTCCCGACTACACCAAGGCCTTGCTGAAGAGGGCTAGATGCTACGAGGCCTTGAACAAGCTCGATTTAGCGCTGAGAGACGTCTGTTTGGTTTCTGAACTCGATCCTAACAACCCCATGGCGTCTGAGATCGCTGTGAAGCTCAAGAGAACGTTGGAAGGGAAAGGTCTGATGGTTAAAGACTCGGTGATTGAGCTGCCTCCTGACTACGTCGAGCCCGTTGCGGCCCACCTTGCACTGTGGGCTAAAAAGGGCAAAGCGAGGGTGAAGAAAAAGAACAggagtagtagtagtagtcaAGTAGTGCAAGAGAAGAGTAATGTTGTTGACAAtgctgagaagaagaagaacaacaatcTTGCAGATGTAAAGGGCAAAGAGAAGATCATTGAAGATAAACATGAGGAAGTTATCGTCGAGGATAACAGTGTATTAAAGAAGACTGTCAAGTTTGTGTACTCTGAGGACGTTAGATTGGCTGAGCTCCCTTTGAACTGCACTCTCTTCCACCTCAGGGAAGTGGTTCACGAGCGTTTCCCTAGCTTAAGGGCGGTTCATATAAAGTATAAAGACCAAGAGGGAGACTTGGTGACGATCACAACAGATGAGGAGCTAAGAATGAGCGAGGAGGTCTCAGGTTTAGACACTACTATGAGGATGAGGTTCTATATAGTGGAAGTTAGTCCTGAGCAGGATCCCTTTTTCGGAAGGTTagttgagatgaagaagcttaAGATAACCGCTGATTCGTTCAAAGCAAAGGCGAACGGTAAAGGAACGTGTAAGATTGAAGATTGGATGGTTGAGTTCGCTCGTCTCTTCAAGATCCAAGCCAACGTTGATTCTGATGATACATCCTTGAATCTTCAAGAGCTTGGGATGAAACTGAACTCAGAAGCTATGGAGGAAGTAGTAACCTCCGAAGAAGCTCAAGCGCCTTTCGAAAAAGCAGCTCAGCAGTTCCAAGAACTGGTGGCAAGATCGTTGCTAAAGCTGGGACACGTGCACATGTCAGGCGCGAGGAAAAGGCTGAGCCTCCTACGAGAATCATCATCACAAGTTGTTGAAACCGCTTGTGAGTTTGCGCTAAAGGAGCATGCAAAGGCCAAAGAGAAGTACGAAGAGGCCATGAGAGTAAAACCTGATCTGCTCGAAGTGTTTCTAGCTTTAGCTCTCCAGCAGTTCGAGGAAGCGAGGCTCTCGTGGTACTACGTGCTTCTCAGCCGCGTTGATTTGAAAACGTGGCCGTATGGAGATGTGGTGCAGCTTTATCGAAGCGCCAAAAGCAATATCAAAAAGTCTATGGAAGGGTTGAAGAGACTAGGTAGCTCAAAAGCAGCGGATAAAGCAGCGAAGCTTAAATCTTGGCTAGATGTTTTGTCGTGCGCTGTGCTCTACGAGAGGTCGATGATGGAGTACAAACTCGACCTGCCGACGTGGCAGGAGAATTTGGAAGGCGCGGTGGTGATTCTTGAGTTGGCTGGGACTTGTGAGGAGGATGTTGCTGCGTTGATAAGGGACGATTATGTGACGGATAATACTTTACGAG ATCTAAGGTTTCACGTGGACGAGGTGCTACAGATATTTCACGAGATATATGAAGCGAAAGAGTGGAGAAATGGGATCCCTTCAGACCAGTTTGAGGAGATATTGAAGaggaggattgggaatatatttCATGTATCACATACTACATGA
- the LOC106383486 gene encoding U-box domain-containing protein 51-like — translation MERNEVREGPIAIAVDRDKTSIQALKWAIENHIPQGETLKLVHVIQRSANGPNTDDELSEREHKNRQITRFLPLRCLCMRRNIQTEVVLLDDQDVAKALIEYISHNFISTFFIGASLKKSITRLFKVDDIPSNVMRWAPDFCTVLVVSKGRLSSVRSATRRPLPLALPSPSSGTAPLSPLSNTDELPSEMSLSREDDVFFEEFSSLETDSSVNISERISTDSSVLSFYKKFGAPHMLEIPGLDDEKSMFSMYLNSPSDEKNCTLPPRDDAEDEKRRLKKELKETMNMYHAACKEALMANERVAELEIWKKKAEKMLLQMAEDRSATMAIREQRAKAEMEAVRRRGNDDRKIVSDDLGESHVVAKYESLLHIVVVLLLLCFCFIFR, via the exons ATGGAGAGAAATGAAGTAAGGGAAGGGCCTATAGCTATTGCAGTGGACAGAGATAAAACAAGCATCCAAGCTCTTAAATGGGCTATAGAGAATCATATACCCCAAGGAGAAACATTAAAACTTGTTCATGTCATCCAAAGATCTGCAAATGGACCTAATACAGATGATGAATTGTCTGAAAGAGAGCACAAAAATAGACAAATCACTCGGTTTCTTCCATTGCGGTGTCTTTGTATGCGACGAAAT ATACAAACCGAAGTAGTTTTGCTTGATGATCAAGATGTGGCGAAAGCATTGATAGAATATATTAGCCATAACTTTATTTCTACATTCTTCATAGGTGCCTCTTTGAAGAAGAGCATTACAAG GCTGTTCAAGGTTGATGACATTCCAAGTAATGTGATGAGATGGGCTCCAGATTTCTGCACTGTTTTAGTAGTATCAAAGGGAAGACTATCAAGTGTACGTTCAGCCACTAGGCGGCCTTTACCTCTAGCATTGCCATCTCCTTCTTCAGGGACTGCACCACTGTCACCACTCAGCAACACCGACGAGCTTCCCTCTGAGATGTCATTGTCAAGAGAAGACGACGTTTTCTTTGAGGAGTTCTCATCACTTGAGACAGATTCTAGTGTGAACATTAGTGAGAGGATCAGTACAGATAGTTCTGTTCTATCCTTCTATAAGAAATTTGGAGCTCCACACATGTTGGAGATTCCAGGTCTGGATGATGAGAAATCGATGTTTTCGATGTATCTTAATAGTCCTTCTGATGAAAAGAACTGTACGTTACCACCAAGGGATGACGCCGAGGATGAGAAGAGAAGGTTGAAGAAAGAGCTGAAGGAGACGATGAACATGTACCATGCGGCTTGCAAAGAAGCCCTTATGGCAAACGAGAGAGTAGCTGAGCTGGAAATATGGAAAAAGAAAGCAGAGAAAATGCTTCTTCAAATGGCTGAAGATAGATCAGCAACAATGGCCATCAGAGAGCAGAGAGCAAAGGCAGAGATGGAGGCGGTGAGAAGGAGAGGGAATGATGACAGAAAGATTGTTTCGGATGATCTTGGAGAGTCTCATGTAGTGGCTAAATATGAGAGCTTGCTCCATATTGTAGTTGTTCTTTTACtcttatgtttttgtttcatattcagatag